One Rahnella aceris genomic window carries:
- a CDS encoding efflux RND transporter permease subunit — protein MSTFFINRPIFAWVVAIVIMLAGALSIMKLPISQYPNIAPPAISVSVTYPGASAETAQNTVVQVIEQQLNGLDNLRYIESQSNSDGSATIIATFDQGTNPDIAQVQVQNKVSLAESQLPTEVVNQGIRIAKYQANFMLLVSLISTDGKMSNSDLSNLLVTKLEDPIVRTKGVGDFLLLGSEYAMRIWLDPAKLYKYQLVPSDVSAAIEAQNVQVSSGSLGGLPTVKDSKLSATIIGKTRFDSIHQFKNVLLKVNADGSQVRLSDVGNVDLGPESYSISSTFNGRPSTAIALRLASGANVLDTDRAVRETIAGLEDSLPAGVKVEFPYQTAPVVSASIEEVVKTLIEAIVLVFCVMLLFLQNLRATLVTTLVVPVVLLGTFGILAAAGYSINTLTMFGMVLAIGLLVDDAIVVVENVERVMTEEKLSPKDATIKSMKQIQGALFGIALVLSAVLVPMAFFGGSTGIIYRQFSITIVSAMALSVLMALIFTPALCATIIKHNDEEKSQKGFAGWFNRNFDKGAMRYTRAVGTVISRRRLFMGIYLLIVIATGFMFTRVPTTFLPDEDQAVMFVQATLPANASAERTQQVLDNVREYLMTQESGIVSSVFTANGFSFAGRGQNVGIAFVQLKTWADRPAAAQKVQALAGRAMAHFATIKDARVFAFVPPAVMELGNATGFDFFLQDTNGKGHEALMAARNQFLQMASQDKRLMAVRPNGMEDEPQYQLEIDDERAQALGLSLDDINNTLSAAWGSAYVNQFMYNDRVKRVYIQGKAASRVTPEDLNNWYFRNSSGDMVPWSAFGSGKWVYGSPRYERFNGVSSVELMGSPAPGYSSGDANEAVMEIAAKLPPGYKVAWHGLSYEEKLSGSQTPALYSLSMIVVFLCLAALYESWSIPFSVMLVVPLGILGTIGAVLLRGLSNDVFFQVGLLTTVGLAAKNAILIVEFAKELHENEGMSVAQAAIEAAKLRIRPIIMTSMAFVLGVFPLTISSGAGAGSQHSIGTAVVGGMLTATFLAIFFVPMFYVTVVNLFTRKSKKHDKALPAPEATHHE, from the coding sequence ATGTCTACTTTCTTTATTAACCGCCCCATATTCGCCTGGGTTGTCGCCATCGTCATCATGCTCGCCGGTGCGCTGTCGATCATGAAACTGCCGATCAGCCAGTACCCGAATATCGCGCCTCCGGCGATTTCCGTCAGCGTCACCTATCCGGGTGCGTCAGCGGAAACCGCCCAGAACACCGTAGTTCAGGTCATTGAACAGCAACTGAACGGGCTGGATAACCTGCGCTATATCGAATCGCAAAGTAACAGCGACGGCAGTGCCACAATCATTGCCACCTTTGATCAGGGTACTAACCCGGATATCGCGCAGGTTCAGGTACAGAACAAAGTGTCGCTGGCCGAATCGCAACTGCCGACCGAGGTGGTCAATCAGGGGATCCGTATTGCCAAATATCAGGCCAACTTCATGCTGCTGGTCAGCCTGATTTCGACCGACGGTAAAATGAGTAACTCGGATCTGAGTAACCTGCTGGTGACCAAACTGGAAGACCCGATCGTACGTACCAAAGGCGTCGGCGACTTCCTGCTGCTCGGTTCAGAATACGCGATGCGTATCTGGCTCGACCCGGCAAAACTGTATAAATATCAGCTGGTCCCAAGTGATGTCAGCGCGGCGATTGAAGCGCAAAACGTACAGGTGTCGTCCGGTTCCCTCGGCGGCCTGCCGACGGTCAAAGACAGCAAACTCAGCGCCACGATCATTGGTAAAACCCGTTTCGACAGCATTCATCAGTTCAAAAACGTGCTGCTGAAAGTGAACGCCGACGGTTCTCAGGTGCGTCTCAGTGATGTCGGCAACGTGGATCTGGGGCCGGAAAGTTATTCCATCTCCTCCACGTTTAACGGCAGGCCCTCTACCGCTATCGCCCTGCGTCTGGCAAGCGGCGCGAACGTACTGGACACCGACAGAGCAGTAAGAGAAACCATCGCCGGGCTGGAAGATTCTCTGCCGGCTGGCGTGAAAGTCGAGTTCCCGTACCAGACCGCGCCGGTGGTCAGCGCATCGATTGAGGAAGTGGTGAAAACGCTGATCGAAGCCATCGTGCTGGTGTTCTGCGTGATGTTGCTGTTCCTGCAAAACCTGCGCGCAACACTGGTCACCACGCTGGTGGTGCCGGTGGTTCTGCTCGGTACCTTCGGTATTCTGGCGGCAGCGGGGTATTCCATTAACACCCTGACCATGTTCGGGATGGTGCTGGCGATAGGCCTGCTGGTGGATGATGCCATCGTGGTGGTGGAAAACGTCGAACGTGTGATGACGGAAGAAAAGCTCTCGCCGAAAGACGCCACCATCAAATCGATGAAACAGATCCAGGGCGCGCTGTTTGGTATCGCGCTGGTGCTGTCTGCCGTACTGGTGCCGATGGCGTTCTTCGGTGGCTCAACCGGGATCATCTACCGTCAGTTCTCGATCACCATCGTATCCGCGATGGCGCTCTCCGTACTGATGGCGCTGATTTTCACCCCGGCGCTGTGCGCCACCATCATCAAACACAACGACGAAGAAAAATCGCAGAAAGGCTTTGCGGGCTGGTTTAACCGTAACTTCGACAAAGGCGCGATGCGCTACACCCGCGCCGTCGGCACGGTCATCTCACGCCGCCGTCTGTTTATGGGCATCTACCTGCTGATCGTGATCGCCACCGGCTTTATGTTCACCCGCGTGCCGACCACCTTCCTGCCGGATGAAGATCAGGCCGTGATGTTTGTTCAGGCGACGTTGCCCGCCAACGCCTCGGCAGAACGAACCCAGCAGGTGCTGGATAACGTCCGGGAATATCTGATGACGCAGGAAAGCGGCATCGTTTCTTCGGTGTTTACCGCCAATGGCTTCAGCTTCGCCGGACGAGGCCAGAACGTCGGGATTGCCTTCGTGCAGTTGAAAACCTGGGCCGACCGCCCGGCCGCCGCGCAAAAAGTTCAGGCGCTGGCCGGTCGTGCGATGGCGCATTTCGCCACCATCAAAGATGCCCGCGTATTTGCTTTCGTTCCGCCAGCCGTTATGGAACTGGGTAATGCCACCGGTTTCGACTTCTTCCTGCAAGACACCAATGGCAAGGGGCATGAAGCCCTGATGGCCGCGCGTAACCAGTTCCTGCAAATGGCGTCACAGGACAAACGCCTGATGGCTGTGCGCCCGAACGGGATGGAAGATGAACCGCAATATCAGCTGGAAATTGACGATGAACGGGCGCAGGCGCTGGGTCTGAGCCTCGACGACATCAACAACACCTTGTCAGCGGCCTGGGGTTCAGCGTATGTGAACCAGTTCATGTACAACGACCGCGTGAAGCGTGTTTACATCCAGGGCAAGGCGGCTTCCCGCGTCACGCCTGAAGATCTGAACAACTGGTATTTCCGTAATTCCAGCGGCGATATGGTGCCGTGGAGCGCCTTCGGCAGCGGCAAATGGGTGTACGGCTCACCGCGTTATGAACGTTTCAACGGCGTGTCTTCCGTCGAACTGATGGGTTCACCGGCACCGGGCTACAGCTCGGGCGATGCCAACGAGGCGGTGATGGAAATCGCGGCCAAACTGCCACCGGGTTACAAAGTGGCATGGCACGGCCTGAGCTACGAAGAGAAGCTTTCCGGCTCACAAACACCGGCGCTTTACAGTCTGTCGATGATCGTGGTGTTCCTGTGTCTGGCGGCGCTGTACGAGAGCTGGTCAATTCCATTCTCCGTCATGCTGGTGGTACCGCTGGGGATTTTAGGCACCATCGGTGCTGTGTTGCTGCGCGGGTTGTCGAATGATGTCTTCTTCCAGGTTGGCCTGCTGACGACCGTCGGGCTGGCGGCGAAGAACGCCATATTGATTGTTGAGTTCGCCAAGGAGCTGCATGAGAACGAAGGGATGTCGGTGGCACAAGCGGCCATCGAAGCGGCCAAGCTGCGTATCCGGCCGATCATCATGACCTCAATGGCCTTTGTCCTCGGCGTATTCCCGCTGACCATTTCCAGCGGCGCGGGCGCGGGCAGCCAGCATTCCATCGGGACGGCGGTGGTCGGCGGCATGCTCACGGCCACCTTCCTGGCGATCTTCTTCGTGCCGATGTTCTACGTCACGGTTGTGAATCTGTTCACCCGCAAATCGAAAAAACACGATAAGGCGCTTCCTGCACCAGAGGCAACACACCATGAATAA
- a CDS encoding efflux RND transporter periplasmic adaptor subunit encodes MRLKLLSVSTVVLLSACDGSASSASPAAQAPAVNVVTLHSQPVALTTSLPGRTTAVRSAEVRPQVSGVIQKRLFVEGSEVKAGQQLYQIDPSTYQAAFDRAMATWKSADATARRYKPLVEAQAVSRQQYDDAVAAEREAAADVETARVNLQYTKVYAPISGHIGRSLYTEGALVTSGQTAYLTTIDQLNPIYVDVNESSQDLLKLRRALASGKLQSAGDNAAQATLTLEDGSKYALPGKLEFSEVTVSQSTGSVTLRASFPNPHDELLPGMFVHAQLQQGIDDKGILVPQEAIMHDVKGAPYVYVVKADSTVEQRSITTGQMMNGNWLVSQGLNDGDKVITDGLQNVRPGAKVNATERKASAPAEQANLAMTDPSAQ; translated from the coding sequence ATGCGCCTGAAGTTACTTTCTGTCAGTACAGTGGTACTGCTTTCCGCATGTGATGGTTCTGCCAGTTCTGCTTCCCCGGCAGCACAGGCTCCTGCGGTGAATGTCGTTACTTTGCACAGCCAGCCCGTCGCCCTCACCACCAGTCTGCCCGGCCGCACCACCGCGGTTCGCAGCGCGGAAGTCCGTCCGCAGGTGAGCGGCGTGATCCAAAAACGTCTGTTCGTGGAAGGCAGCGAAGTCAAAGCCGGTCAGCAGCTTTATCAGATTGATCCGTCAACCTATCAGGCCGCTTTCGATCGCGCGATGGCGACCTGGAAAAGCGCCGACGCCACCGCCCGCCGCTATAAACCGCTGGTTGAAGCGCAGGCGGTCAGCCGTCAGCAATATGATGATGCCGTAGCCGCCGAGCGCGAAGCCGCAGCGGATGTCGAGACCGCCCGTGTCAATCTGCAATACACCAAAGTGTACGCGCCGATTTCCGGCCATATTGGCCGCTCGCTGTATACCGAAGGTGCGCTGGTGACCAGCGGCCAGACGGCATATCTGACCACTATCGATCAGCTCAATCCTATCTATGTTGACGTCAATGAATCCTCACAAGATTTGCTGAAACTGCGTCGCGCGCTGGCTTCCGGTAAGTTGCAATCCGCCGGTGACAACGCCGCGCAGGCCACCCTGACGCTGGAAGATGGCAGCAAATACGCCCTGCCGGGCAAGCTGGAATTCTCCGAAGTCACCGTGTCGCAAAGTACCGGTTCCGTTACCCTGCGGGCCTCTTTCCCGAACCCGCACGACGAACTGCTGCCGGGTATGTTTGTTCACGCCCAGTTACAACAAGGCATTGATGACAAAGGTATTCTGGTACCGCAGGAAGCCATCATGCATGACGTCAAAGGTGCGCCTTATGTGTATGTGGTGAAAGCCGACAGCACCGTTGAGCAGCGTTCCATCACCACCGGTCAGATGATGAACGGTAACTGGTTAGTCAGTCAGGGTCTGAATGACGGCGACAAAGTGATCACCGACGGATTACAGAACGTCAGGCCGGGCGCCAAAGTCAACGCCACCGAGCGTAAAGCCAGTGCCCCTGCCGAACAGGCTAATCTCGCGATGACCGATCCTTCCGCGCAATAG
- a CDS encoding PTS transporter subunit EIIC: MIKLGSKVHDLGKALMTPISVIAAAGIFLGLAAALQNPAVTGETFTQMKTLQLVIGFIRQVSGALFANLPLFFAVATAMGLANAEKATAAFSAVIGFVGLHVGVNYSLLAQGITPETITVAKLTAKGMTESDAMIYAAEFTNTLGIFTYNMSVLGGVLVGLITMWLHNRFYTIVLPTAIAFFGGRRFVPIVTVLVLPIVGVLMSLIWPTIAQGIQWIGELIGRTGEIGTFIYATSERLLIPTGLHHIINETVRFTPIGGVTTVDNQSIVGALNIFNAALANPGTISDAVTQQATRFLAQGKIPVMMFGLPAAALAMYHCARPEHKGRVKALMLAGALASFTTGITEPLEFCFIFVSPVLYFLHAVLTGLSFVLMQMLHVMIGNVQGGAIDFLIFGVLGGSRTHWWYPLILGIIYAPLYYFTFRWVILRMQVKTPGREDENDAEERAKPAQGTGEKTKNIIIGLGGEGNITAVDCCFTRLRVKVKDMTQIQDGTLMKTGAMGVKRITETDVHVIYGPQVEQVANLVKAELSGIA, from the coding sequence ATGATAAAACTTGGCAGCAAGGTTCACGATCTGGGGAAAGCCCTGATGACGCCTATCTCGGTGATTGCCGCCGCCGGGATTTTCTTAGGCCTGGCCGCCGCATTGCAGAATCCGGCGGTCACTGGTGAAACCTTTACCCAGATGAAAACATTGCAACTGGTCATCGGCTTTATCCGTCAGGTCTCCGGTGCGCTGTTCGCTAATTTGCCGTTGTTTTTTGCGGTCGCCACGGCAATGGGGCTGGCTAATGCAGAGAAGGCCACGGCGGCGTTTTCCGCCGTGATCGGTTTTGTCGGGCTGCACGTCGGGGTTAATTACAGCCTGCTGGCGCAGGGTATTACGCCGGAAACCATTACGGTCGCCAAACTCACGGCAAAAGGCATGACCGAAAGTGACGCGATGATTTACGCCGCCGAGTTCACCAACACGCTGGGGATTTTCACCTACAACATGAGCGTGCTGGGCGGGGTGCTGGTCGGCCTGATCACCATGTGGCTGCACAACCGTTTCTATACCATCGTGCTGCCGACGGCGATCGCGTTTTTTGGCGGGCGGCGTTTTGTACCAATTGTCACCGTGCTGGTGCTGCCGATCGTCGGTGTGCTGATGTCGCTGATCTGGCCGACGATCGCCCAGGGGATCCAGTGGATCGGCGAGCTGATCGGGCGCACGGGCGAGATCGGCACCTTTATTTATGCCACCTCAGAACGTTTGCTGATCCCGACCGGTTTGCATCACATCATTAATGAAACCGTGCGCTTTACCCCCATCGGCGGTGTCACCACGGTGGATAACCAGAGTATTGTCGGCGCGCTGAATATCTTTAATGCTGCGCTGGCCAATCCGGGCACGATCTCCGATGCGGTCACGCAGCAGGCGACGCGCTTCCTGGCGCAGGGGAAAATCCCGGTGATGATGTTCGGGTTACCGGCGGCGGCGCTGGCGATGTATCACTGCGCGCGGCCGGAACATAAAGGCCGCGTGAAAGCGCTGATGCTGGCGGGCGCACTGGCGTCATTTACCACCGGGATCACTGAACCGCTGGAGTTCTGCTTTATTTTCGTTTCGCCGGTGCTGTATTTCCTGCATGCGGTGCTGACGGGGTTGTCGTTCGTGCTGATGCAAATGCTGCATGTGATGATCGGTAACGTGCAGGGCGGGGCGATCGACTTCCTGATCTTCGGTGTGCTCGGCGGCAGCCGCACGCACTGGTGGTATCCGCTGATCCTCGGCATCATCTACGCGCCACTGTATTACTTCACGTTCCGCTGGGTCATTCTGCGGATGCAGGTAAAAACGCCGGGGCGTGAGGATGAAAATGATGCCGAAGAACGCGCAAAACCGGCGCAGGGCACGGGCGAAAAAACCAAAAATATCATCATCGGACTGGGCGGCGAGGGGAATATTACGGCGGTCGATTGCTGTTTCACCCGCCTGCGCGTGAAGGTCAAAGATATGACTCAGATACAGGATGGCACATTAATGAAAACCGGCGCGATGGGGGTGAAACGCATCACCGAAACGGATGTGCATGTGATCTATGGCCCGCAGGTTGAACAGGTGGCGAATCTGGTGAAGGCGGAGTTGTCGGGCATTGCCTGA
- a CDS encoding GntR family transcriptional regulator: MKIDKNSFTPLYLQIEQQLTEKISTGEIRPGDPIPTEAAMCEIYGVSRMTARKAVDYLVRQGRVARFRGRGTFVVEPPKQQKIILPLDRHLTASEVAQENNQRIENQVLEFRRMPASEDIARELNIPAGTEVYFMIRLRLLGDEPFVYEQCWMLCDRFPDITRAAMTSSKYAYIRSKGFQPAGSTKLISAELPSNEIRVALNLSRDQPVLHSHAIVSFTDGTLFEVSDVYYNQKNYGFSVHAKVKA, translated from the coding sequence ATGAAGATAGACAAAAATTCGTTCACGCCGCTTTATCTGCAAATTGAGCAGCAACTTACCGAAAAAATCAGCACCGGCGAAATCCGCCCCGGAGATCCGATCCCGACCGAAGCCGCCATGTGCGAAATCTATGGCGTCTCGCGCATGACCGCGCGAAAAGCCGTGGATTATCTGGTGCGTCAGGGGCGTGTGGCCCGTTTTCGCGGTCGCGGCACCTTTGTCGTTGAGCCGCCAAAGCAGCAAAAAATCATTCTGCCGCTCGACCGGCATCTCACCGCCAGCGAAGTCGCCCAGGAAAATAATCAGCGCATTGAAAATCAGGTGCTGGAATTTCGCCGTATGCCTGCCAGTGAAGACATTGCCCGCGAACTGAATATTCCCGCCGGTACTGAAGTTTATTTTATGATCCGCCTGCGTCTGCTCGGTGATGAGCCGTTTGTGTATGAACAATGCTGGATGCTGTGCGACCGGTTCCCGGATATCACGCGCGCCGCCATGACATCGTCAAAATATGCTTATATTCGCTCGAAAGGTTTCCAGCCTGCGGGCAGCACCAAACTGATTTCGGCAGAACTGCCGTCCAACGAGATACGCGTCGCGCTCAACCTGTCACGCGACCAGCCGGTGCTGCATTCCCACGCGATTGTGTCGTTCACTGACGGCACGCTGTTTGAAGTGTCTGATGTCTACTACAACCAGAAAAACTATGGCTTCAGCGTCCATGCCAAAGTGAAAGCTTAA
- a CDS encoding ABC transporter ATP-binding protein/permease: MAIMTKKPGKSAQWGAVWQLIKPYWRSEEKWRAWSMLTTIIILSLAGVYLSVQFNEWNRVFYDALQNRNYPVFKAQLFKFTWLALLFIVIAIYRVYLTQGLQMSWRRWMTEEYMEKWLTNHAYYYTEYQHQVDNPDQRISDDLNALTSGTLSLVLGLLSSVVTLFSFVFILWSISGPLNFMLAGHHVEIPGYMLWFALLYAAIGSFIIWYIGKPLVRLGFNQEWFEANFRFGLIRIRENSDAIALYHGEKNEHDQLTGKFESIKTNWWSIMRVTRRLNVASNFYAQFANIFPILVASPRYFAGAIQMGALMQIASAFGQVQGALSWFIDAFTDLANWKATVNRLAGFNAAIDQVNAQPRGISVGKSTEHALQLDKLTLNLPNGNPLFCNISAAMQPGERVLIAGPSGCGKSTLLRAIAGIWPYGSGNIALAEGKRYLFLPQRSYIPIGTLRDALSYPDASREYTDEQLQQVLTQCRLSHLAAVEILDDYANWSQRLSPGEQQRLSFARALLIKPDTLFLDEATSALDDETEQQVYALLLSELPETSVISVAHRNSVAKYHQHCWRFKNQENGPCGFTSTALLPE; encoded by the coding sequence ATGGCTATTATGACTAAAAAACCTGGGAAATCGGCGCAATGGGGCGCCGTCTGGCAGTTAATTAAGCCTTACTGGCGCTCAGAAGAAAAGTGGCGTGCCTGGAGCATGTTGACCACAATCATCATCCTTTCGCTGGCCGGTGTGTACCTCAGCGTACAGTTTAACGAATGGAACCGTGTCTTTTATGACGCGCTGCAAAACAGAAACTATCCGGTTTTCAAAGCCCAGCTATTTAAATTTACCTGGCTGGCGCTGTTGTTCATCGTTATCGCCATCTACAGAGTGTATCTGACGCAGGGTCTGCAAATGAGCTGGCGGCGCTGGATGACTGAAGAGTATATGGAGAAGTGGCTGACCAATCACGCCTATTATTACACGGAGTATCAGCATCAGGTGGATAACCCCGATCAGCGTATTTCCGATGACCTGAATGCCCTGACCAGCGGGACACTTTCTCTGGTGCTCGGTCTGCTGTCGAGCGTGGTGACGCTGTTCTCCTTCGTATTTATTTTGTGGTCGATCAGCGGGCCGCTGAACTTTATGCTCGCGGGCCATCACGTTGAAATCCCCGGCTACATGCTGTGGTTCGCGCTGCTCTATGCCGCCATTGGTTCCTTCATTATCTGGTATATCGGTAAGCCGCTGGTAAGACTCGGGTTTAATCAGGAATGGTTCGAGGCGAACTTCCGTTTTGGCCTGATCCGTATTCGTGAAAACAGCGACGCGATCGCGCTGTATCACGGTGAAAAAAACGAGCACGATCAGCTGACCGGCAAGTTTGAATCCATCAAAACCAACTGGTGGTCTATCATGCGCGTCACCCGTCGCCTGAACGTGGCATCCAACTTTTACGCGCAGTTTGCCAATATTTTCCCGATCCTGGTGGCGTCACCGCGCTATTTCGCCGGCGCGATCCAGATGGGTGCGCTGATGCAGATTGCTTCCGCGTTCGGTCAGGTGCAGGGCGCGTTGTCCTGGTTCATCGATGCCTTTACCGATCTGGCAAACTGGAAAGCCACGGTTAACCGTCTTGCCGGTTTCAATGCGGCAATCGATCAGGTTAACGCTCAGCCGCGCGGCATCAGCGTAGGCAAAAGCACCGAACACGCCTTACAGCTTGATAAACTGACGCTGAACCTGCCGAACGGGAATCCGCTGTTTTGCAATATTTCTGCTGCCATGCAACCGGGCGAACGCGTGCTGATTGCCGGGCCTTCCGGTTGTGGTAAATCAACGTTGCTGCGTGCGATTGCCGGTATCTGGCCTTACGGCTCAGGCAATATTGCGCTGGCAGAAGGTAAGCGTTATCTGTTCCTGCCACAGCGCAGTTACATTCCGATTGGCACATTGCGCGATGCGCTCAGTTATCCTGACGCCAGCCGTGAATATACGGATGAACAACTGCAACAGGTGCTGACGCAATGTCGTCTGTCACATCTGGCGGCGGTAGAAATTCTGGATGATTACGCCAACTGGAGCCAGCGCCTCTCGCCGGGTGAACAGCAGCGGCTCTCCTTTGCCCGTGCGCTGTTGATCAAACCCGATACGCTGTTCCTCGACGAAGCCACCAGCGCACTGGATGACGAAACCGAACAACAGGTATACGCTCTGCTGCTGAGCGAATTGCCGGAAACGTCAGTTATCAGTGTGGCACACCGTAATTCGGTCGCGAAATACCATCAGCACTGCTGGCGGTTCAAAAATCAGGAAAATGGCCCGTGCGGATTCACCTCCACGGCGCTGTTGCCTGAATAA
- a CDS encoding tetratricopeptide repeat protein — MKVAVNLLLVAGCFASVQAFAQIDEPDIDADCVKAGIYAAAGKVAYQQGDMGKAREIFRNQVAWSEFCHKPQDQIATAYNNIALTYIKQGDYLKAKAWLMLAPADKKSQYNLSQMQPKLDALPPAESPAGIYWQYAGFGSWNIVEVKAEEAQFKIDFSGLYMGQMSLYYGPNTGDFSVVTAIKDNHAVYHEADDASAGGGECSVDMNFAPRSVKLHTTNDCGFGHNVQAEGEFVRVTP; from the coding sequence ATGAAAGTCGCAGTGAATTTACTGCTGGTGGCAGGATGTTTTGCCAGTGTTCAGGCGTTTGCCCAGATTGATGAACCGGATATCGACGCCGATTGTGTTAAAGCCGGGATTTATGCCGCTGCCGGAAAAGTGGCTTATCAGCAGGGTGATATGGGCAAAGCCCGGGAAATTTTTCGTAATCAGGTCGCCTGGAGCGAGTTTTGCCATAAGCCGCAGGACCAGATTGCCACGGCCTACAACAACATTGCGTTGACCTACATAAAGCAGGGCGATTATCTGAAAGCCAAGGCCTGGCTGATGCTGGCACCTGCTGACAAAAAATCACAATACAACCTGAGTCAGATGCAGCCAAAACTGGATGCCTTGCCGCCAGCCGAAAGTCCGGCAGGGATTTACTGGCAATATGCCGGGTTTGGTAGCTGGAATATCGTCGAAGTGAAAGCCGAAGAAGCGCAGTTTAAAATCGATTTCAGCGGTTTATACATGGGGCAGATGTCACTGTATTACGGCCCGAATACCGGCGATTTTTCGGTGGTGACGGCAATCAAGGATAATCACGCGGTTTACCACGAAGCCGATGATGCCTCCGCCGGTGGCGGCGAGTGTAGCGTGGACATGAATTTCGCACCCCGGAGCGTTAAACTTCACACCACCAATGACTGCGGTTTCGGTCACAACGTGCAGGCCGAAGGCGAATTTGTACGGGTGACGCCGTAA
- a CDS encoding MBL fold metallo-hydrolase — MQLKHLTLIAALLGSSLSAHAASALKMDVYNPGEKSVFPVSSEIITGDKEAVLIDAQFQRNDAEKLVEMIKATGKKLTTVYISQSDPDYYFGLDVIHAAFPDAKIVATQATIDQINASKDGKVAFWGPQLKDNAPKSVVVPEPLKGTTFELEGHQFEVQGVDKERTFVWIPSLKAVVGGVLVNGNNMHVWTADTQTPKSRKQWVEALNEITGLNPQVVVPGHFLPGAPKTLESVEFTRQYLLTLEKELPKAKDSAALIAAMKKHYPQLKDDSSLQLSAKVLKGEMKWPQ, encoded by the coding sequence ATGCAACTGAAACATCTGACTCTGATCGCCGCCCTGCTGGGCAGCAGCCTGTCCGCTCACGCCGCCAGTGCACTGAAAATGGACGTGTATAACCCCGGTGAAAAAAGCGTTTTCCCGGTTTCTTCTGAAATCATTACCGGCGATAAAGAAGCAGTTCTGATCGACGCGCAGTTCCAGCGCAATGACGCAGAAAAACTGGTGGAAATGATCAAGGCGACCGGCAAGAAACTGACGACGGTGTACATCAGCCAGTCCGACCCGGATTACTACTTCGGGCTGGATGTCATCCATGCCGCGTTCCCGGACGCCAAAATCGTGGCAACGCAGGCCACCATCGACCAGATCAACGCCAGCAAAGACGGCAAAGTCGCTTTCTGGGGACCGCAGTTGAAAGACAATGCGCCAAAATCTGTTGTGGTTCCTGAACCGCTGAAAGGTACGACCTTTGAACTCGAAGGCCATCAGTTTGAGGTTCAGGGCGTAGATAAAGAACGGACGTTTGTCTGGATCCCGTCGCTGAAAGCGGTAGTGGGCGGCGTGCTGGTGAATGGCAATAACATGCATGTCTGGACAGCAGATACGCAGACGCCGAAATCCCGTAAACAGTGGGTAGAAGCGCTCAATGAAATTACCGGTCTTAATCCGCAAGTCGTTGTACCGGGACATTTCCTGCCGGGCGCGCCAAAAACGCTGGAATCGGTGGAATTCACCCGCCAGTATCTGCTGACGCTGGAAAAAGAATTACCGAAAGCGAAAGATTCTGCCGCGCTTATCGCCGCGATGAAAAAACATTATCCGCAACTGAAAGACGATTCTTCATTACAACTGAGTGCGAAAGTATTGAAGGGCGAAATGAAGTGGCCGCAGTGA
- a CDS encoding LysR family transcriptional regulator translates to MDRITAAQVFVAIVERGSMVSAAESLNMSRAMVTRYLSEMEKWSGARLLHRSTRKLSLTDAGENTLARCRKMLSVAAEMSSVADTGDEALRGLLRLSCSQSFGQGAVVIAVSEFLRRHPQVSIDLQLESRAINLVEDRIDLALRITNDLDPNLIARPLALCPSVVCASPAYLAAQGTPQHPQDLAVHNCLTYTWFGKSLWQFARQGEQVAIPVSGNLSANESLVLLTGAVEGAGIVMQPYYSAAPLIASGQLVALLSGWQPQEMGIYAIYMSRRQMPAALRALLDFLVEWFKGHPRWLSLTEEKR, encoded by the coding sequence ATGGACAGAATTACCGCTGCACAAGTGTTTGTTGCCATTGTTGAACGGGGAAGCATGGTCAGTGCTGCCGAATCGCTGAATATGTCGCGGGCGATGGTGACACGTTATCTGTCGGAGATGGAAAAGTGGTCGGGCGCGCGCCTGCTGCACCGCTCCACCCGCAAACTCAGCCTGACGGATGCGGGCGAAAACACGCTGGCGCGTTGCCGGAAAATGCTGTCGGTGGCGGCGGAAATGAGCAGCGTGGCGGATACGGGCGATGAAGCGTTGCGCGGTTTGCTGCGTCTGAGTTGCTCACAATCTTTCGGGCAGGGTGCGGTGGTGATTGCGGTCAGTGAATTTTTGCGCCGACATCCGCAGGTCAGTATCGATCTTCAGCTGGAAAGCCGGGCGATCAATCTGGTGGAAGACCGGATTGATCTGGCGCTGCGCATCACTAACGATCTGGATCCGAACCTGATCGCCCGGCCGCTGGCGCTGTGTCCGTCGGTCGTCTGCGCGTCGCCGGCTTATCTGGCCGCGCAGGGTACGCCGCAGCATCCGCAGGATCTGGCAGTCCACAACTGCCTGACGTACACCTGGTTCGGCAAAAGCCTGTGGCAGTTTGCACGGCAGGGTGAACAGGTCGCGATTCCGGTGAGCGGAAATCTGAGCGCCAATGAATCGCTGGTGCTGCTGACCGGGGCAGTGGAAGGCGCGGGAATCGTCATGCAGCCTTATTATTCGGCGGCACCGCTGATTGCCAGCGGTCAGCTTGTCGCCTTACTCAGCGGGTGGCAGCCACAGGAAATGGGGATTTATGCGATTTACATGTCCCGGCGGCAAATGCCGGCGGCGTTGCGAGCGCTGCTCGATTTTCTGGTGGAATGGTTCAAAGGCCATCCGCGCTGGCTGTCGCTGACAGAAGAAAAACGCTGA